One Clarias gariepinus isolate MV-2021 ecotype Netherlands chromosome 5, CGAR_prim_01v2, whole genome shotgun sequence genomic region harbors:
- the xirp2b gene encoding xin actin-binding repeat-containing protein 2 → MAMYQAEVSKQGTSGFSNGVTKEADVCSVPGGLASIRRQFEREEKSATCTVTQFSNAHRSSQLPYQTIHQEVASSVENHHEENEEEEYYPKLSAKELARQFEKTIEEAAPNKKIKIEHKVSYSQKPSDVNISHQAIVGDVSVLSNNTLEASGTDAGHLGYVPSNDDDNEDFPYDYLPPPPPDLLENLPEDIGFPEPPEPPPLKKHIIHKGQYSKQRELLEVKRLCKHIHPDVRKDLEQDLYNELNEMDIDEEIVGDVRDTLHEFEHSGSSPNRSPEREYLEWDEILRGEVQSMRWMFENKPLDCIKNSDDDKDGRNITQQDFIAGGDVKNTALLFETQPMLELETSYSAKKSSLNEIGKKDVRAAAWLFETKPMDFMNKMHGDYDQTKEVVFTQEATHGNVKSMRYIFENQGMDFLGDIETVDEKHLLSLKSVIEEIKADLKITVWHFETQCMCVLREHSGQIVAITCIRREETEKGDVKTSRWFFETQPLEKINKDTSEVRLISSILLEDNIQGDVKRGKWLFETKILNFSNEEWKKVIKDRKEDILGADVRKQCMVFETQPMDTLKDDSNAKPITTEILGGDVQTVRHLFETAPLEELKELPEVGKLKKKVPNDEDSWDLRHQQWILKSPPLQDKQNEDDGMEKLMKIAALEEEKGDVKHQKWLFENQRLEDIREEKKEVMKMINIEQMDEESYKGDVRRNCWVFETQSMDTLKDDSNARPVSTEEIIAGDVQSARHFFETVPQDELKELAEVGKLQKRVTAAEEKGDVQLQKLVFESQPLEQIRDEKKEITRTVNVEDIEKVDVMNYMQMFETYDMNRYDESQRIQVDGVTKGSVQSNKELFESKPIYAMRDSSGHYHEVKTVRREEIVKGDVKTFKWMFETCPIDQFDESISKYQVIKGITQEEVETGTVKTAKWLFETQPLDAIKYFSNIEDEECVIKETTDIVKGDVKTCKWLFETKPMDALYEKVELKSEVGNNEVHKGDVKTCTWLFETQALDTIKDKSETVFKMCTIKQEDIQGKDVHAACFLFETDNIENITGEDGCTFKQLTEIDIQSGDVSRMKYMFENQAPDAMTSTSEEFMRQLRSDQAEDIKKGNVGNCKWLFENQPIDTIHENPDEVKETRTVTDIQGGNVDKGRFVFETCSLDKIQEISSESEMKKLHRIICEDEEKGDVKNYAMMFESQPLYAIQDKEGHYHEVTTLTKEEILKGNVVGTRWLFETKPLDTIRDTDEVYLIKAVTEEGVLKGDVSSARWKFETQPLDKITDHSRMSFKTVEEIKGGNVKANKERFESDLTSQKLVRTVSMSQIHKGDVRAAKWMFETHTIDQIHGENTENQMETVVVEEQVKGDVKQSVWLFEKNPLNSINEKEETKQLICEEIPKGDVKTITWLFETTPFLDFNANSAVQTEIIGKSIKETLNELYSQKMVESKGIIIETDEIGDVRMAKYNLMNKEPPEIQKEEIIKGDLQNIMMNLLYRQETKEQGIVISADERGNISSTVEQLFNQDTSCNVEKEEIIRGDIQEAINNLLKEESKGKHGILIQEDEKGDVCMTIYSLFNKQDDTTIEKEDVIKGNVKGCLEKLYNPDTEQIVKMKVDDTEKGNVHFFSTCIESGALDYLKQLQTEQDEIEISYQDKEEIVGGDIRGTKHSLMHNQAKICRLVDSEDILPGDVHNAVNFFMTEPSLEHLQKEEIVGGDLRATLNSLAQSINQSVVLEKEEIVKGDICNALKSLKDAQMQPKEVEKPEIIPGNIKGALKSLKDLATAKVEVVIEDLVPGDIKGTLKSLEEAKQVVREVEKDEIIKGDINSVLQSLQEASNERKVHQQEIEVQGNVKGTIQLLLEPPPSPKMQRRASTEGDVKLSIKSLYEAKEEGQSEKEEVIKVDVKNTIKCLLETAQRASPKIPKKEPIRKVKTPKAKVQSLSQKQTQSPTSTVKSLNKNSQTVNVQELVTTKSVQSESIAQEKQNTLINQNTTNAQASQTTVLEHKTILQTHEVKTLKTEFRNLKTNRKGIIRLEKTLKGREQEVLAPSLPSSLPEFDFPAPPTPPPDYSLSFPTPPPVIQGDNDLPPPPSPPPCDPDHLPPPPTPPPPPAVEQEFLPPPPTQMELDLIPNLTPTKPSKLTVKPVKAPVLCKLPKLKPAIHLDKMDIHSKSASQVPTNTETVTKSSTAETECMVSSVLSTLVSSEIQSSISVEAPASRHPLLGVTPPDSPQPQNKSLVNNFKTPLIKAEKKYRQQQSSSSPSFETDMREPVSTALEMLPPGGKSTAHSEQGVPLDFPQGKTENKVTKMTLDSEVYDSSKNAVYSEASPSKPLISMANTKSPSESAIISSAKQSVISNQTSQSTSTQQQTTSTTSKKKKKSRLASIHQVTSTSVKQQETVISNTAQLPVNAQAHGEEKGHPSVSADDSVSSATKIENVKKDNGNSSLAEKASVEESKKINISIKSGHRKTSPNQSKPTKVNIDTAIKEAEQKVQKVKKGRKKDEGSEKKPAVQTQVVTVALENVQVKENRERKDTETEIEAEKQATQKQVEDGLACPKKKKRAKSKKDKDTAQQAQGPTQSITTVPLPATTSEVRPPVLSSNQKQEEFAVVQTHKTIQEEQTAVHKEITITESKVQQSLRQQGTMVKSQKQAKMSVKKKEQVDSQQKSKDESINVTGELTQRKPSKTFTESTEALQRCADAQKLLYYISELQEVTEKMDSERAKTLLIEIPNWILGTEKKNILLKAVDEHNLEKLKEIVAHVQNLVQIKLLDVEENVAATEKHECEVTSEKQVSSKSTQRISKITIDSKKVETQKKVEEKKNTRESRKQQGRSKNAPDPRSPSPSLKMRSPSPTFITIESTRRTDSPQKIVPSPPPMPPTPPPRRSETPTARLSRGSPSPTLGRASSLTRLREATAKLSRGPSPEPVHCTVSVTGKKSEIVEIPSTFNRQIKIDSKPGEDGKVMKEFKDSKSSEKVAILSRGPSPDPVHHSLSVTGKRSEIVEIPSTFHCQIKIDSKPAEDGSILKDHKDSDETVSEKMMSVQQKTQDGQESTSYISEHLWMDTEKGETKLPENEKVIDVSGPVSKPDSPDAKTYTSKEPTDVQEQSVVESGTLYRPENNFSVVKDIFEMAEQSSSLKEQKNKQEEQVPRVGEITPQDSKHKLQQTLGQISQQTLPLPLLKDVMLEKSVDPYGFSETKNITEHYSTVDEAGTKITGMRSNTTITSKHSESVVSQHVPFSYADAVKKKDPEVTASPEASAEELLKKFHEMWTESESVFKSLGYNVADSSSEVGAVHSVSEESVSHGGSDSRQKEVP, encoded by the exons ATGGCCATGTACCAGGCAGAAGTCTCCAAACAGGGCACATCAGGCTTCTCCAATGGG GTTACAAAGGAGGCTGATGTCTGTTCTGTGCCTGGAGGACTAGCCAGCATTCGCAGACAGTTTGAGAGGGAAGAGAAGTCTGCCACTTGCACAGTTACACAGTTTTCAAATGCACACAGATCTTCACag cTTCCCTATCAGACCATTCACCAGGAGGTTGCCTCTAGTGTTGAAAACCATCATGAAGAGAATG AAGAAGAGGAGTATTATCCAAAACTCTCAGCCAAAGAACTGGCACGGCAGTTTGAGAAAACCATTGAGGAAGCTGCtccaaataagaaaataaag aTTGAACATAAAGTCAGCTATTCTCAGAAGCCCTCAGATGTAAACATATCCCATCAGGCCATTGTGGGGGATGTGTCTGTCCTATCAAATAATACATTAGAAGCTTCAGGAACAGATGCAGGGCATTTGGGATATGTGCCttctaatgatgatgataatgaagaCTTTCCTTATGATTACTTACCTCCTCCACCACCAGACTTATTGGAGAATCTCCCTGAAGACATAGGTTTCCCAGAGCCCCCTGAACCACCACCTCTAAAGAAGCACATCATTCACAAAGGTCAATATTCTAAACAGAGAGAACTACTGGAAGTGAAGCGTCTATGCAAGCACATTCACCCTGATGTTAGGAAAGACCTAGAGCAAGATTTATATAATGAGTTAAACGAGATGGACATAGATGAGGAGATAGTAGGTGATGTACGGGATACCTTACATGAATTTGAACACAGTGGTAGTAGCCCTAACAGGAGCCCAGAAAGAGAATATCTGGAATGGGATGAAATCCTGAGAGGTGAGGTACAGTCTATGCGCTGGATGTTTGAGAATAAACCTCTTGACTGCATCAAAAACTCGGATGACGATAAGGACGGCAGAAATATAACTCAGCAAGATTTCATAGCCGGAGGTGACGTGAAAAACACTGCTTTGTTGTTTGAGACTCAACCCATGTTAGAGCTAGAGACTAGTTATTCTGCAAAGAAATCATCCCTCAATGAAATAGGGAAAAAAGATGTACGTGCAGCAGCTTGGTTGTTCGAAACAAAGCCAATGGACTTTATGAATAAAATGCATGGAGATTATGATCAAACCAAAGAGGTTGTCTTCACACAAGAAGCAACCCATGGTAATGTGAAGTCTATGCggtacatttttgaaaatcagGGAATGGATTTTCTGGGTGATATTGAAACCGTGGATGAAAAGCACCTTCTAAGTCTGAAATCTGTCATTGAAGAGATTAAAGCTGATTTGAAGATAACTGTCTGGCACTTTGAGACccagtgcatgtgtgttttaagGGAGCACTCAGGTCAAATAGTGGCAATTACCTGTATTCGCCgtgaagagacagagaaaggtGATGTCAAAACATCCCGGTGGTTTTTTGAGACACAACCTCTAGAGAAAATCAACAAAGACACTTCTGAAGTAAGGCTTATCTCCAGTATTTTACTGGAAGACAATATTCAAGGTGATGTGAAAAGAGGAAAATGGTTATTTGAAACTAAAATTTTGAACTTTTCAAATGAAGAATGGAAAAAGGTAATTAAAGACCGAAAAGAGGATATTTTGGGGGCTGATGTTCGAAAACAGTGCATGGTATTTGAGACTCAGCCCATGGATACTCTAAAAGATGATTCCAATGCCAAACCCATTACCACTGAAATTCTTGGTGGTGATGTACAAACAGTCAGACATTTATTTGAAACAGCACCATTAGAAGAACTGAAAGAACTGCCAGAGGTGGGAAAGCTGAAGAAGAAAGTGCCAAATGATGAAGACAGTTGGGACCTACGACACCAACAATGGATATTGAAGAGTCCGCCCCTACAggacaaacaaaatgaagacgATGGCATGGAAAAGCTAATGAAAATAGCTGCCTTGGAAGAAGAGAAAGGGGATGTAAAACATCAAAAATGGCTATTCGAAAACCAAAGACTTGAAGATATCAGAGAGGAAAAGAAGGAAGTGATGAAAATGATTAATATTGAACAGATGGATGAAGAAAGTTACAAAGGTGATGTACGCAGGAATTGCTGGGTATTTGAGACTCAGTCTATGGACACATTAAAAGATGATTCGAATGCCAGACCTGTGAGTACTGAAGAAATTATTGCAGGGGATGTTCAAAGTGCCAGACATTTTTTTGAAACCGTTCCACAAGATGAGTTGAAGGAACTTGCAGAAGTGGGAAAACTCCAAAAAAGGGTGAcagctgcagaggagaaggGTGATGTTCAACTTCAGAAACTGGTGTTTGAAAGCCAGCCACTAGAACAAATTagggatgaaaaaaaagaaataacaagAACAGTGAATGTAGAAGATATTGAAAAAGTGGATGTAATGAATTACATGCAAATGTTTGAAACATATGATATGAACAGATATGATGAAAGTCAAAGAATTCAAGTTGATGGTGTCACCAAAGGCTCTGTACAATCCAACAAAGAGCTTTTTGAATCTAAACCAATTTATGCCATGCGGGATAGTTCAGGCCATTATCATGAAGTGAAAACTGTGAGGCGTGAAGAAATTGTGAAAGGAGATGTGAAAACCTTTAAGTGGATGTTTGAAACCTGCCCTATTGACCAGTTTGATGAAAGTATAAGCAAGTACCAAGTCATTAAAGGGATTACTCAGGAAGAGGTCGAAACAGGTACAGTCAAAACAGCTAAATGGCTTTTTGAAACACAGCCTCTTGATGCCATCAAATACTTTAGCAATATTGAAGATGAAGAGTGCGTTATTAAAGAGACAACTGATATAGTGAAAGGTGATGTAAAGACCTGTAAGTGGCTATTTGAGACCAAACCGATGGATGCTCTGTATGAAAAGGTTGAGCTCAAGAGTGAAGTTGGAAATAATGAGGTTCATAAAGGCGATGTCAAAACCTGCACCTGGCTCTTTGAAACTCAAGCACTTGATACCATCAAAGATAAATCTGAAACTGTATTCAAAATGTGCACTATAAAACAAGAAGACATTCAGGGAAAAGATGTACATGCAGCTTGCTTCCTCTTCGAGACCGATAACATTGAAAACATCACTGGAGAGGACGGATGCACATTTAAGCAATTGACTGAGATTGATATCCAGTCTGGAGATGTATCACGAATGAAATACATGTTTGAGAACCAGGCCCCTGATGCCATGACCTCAACCTCGGAGGAATTCATGCGCCAACTGAGGTCAGACCAGGCTGAGGACATTAAGAAAGGAAATGTAGGAAACTGTAAATGGCTCTTTGAAAACCAACCAATAGATACAATCCATGAAAACCCAGATGAAGTAAAAGAGACGCGCACTGTAACTGATATTCAGGGAGGCAATGTGGATAAAGGCAGATTTGTTTTTGAGACCTGTTCCTTAGATAAAATCCAAGAGATCTCTTCTGAGTCAGAAATGAAAAAGCTGCACAGAATAATCTGTGAGGATGAGGAGAAAGGAGATGTTAAAAATTATGCAATGATGTTTGAATCTCAGCCACTTTATGCCATCCAAGACAAAGAAGGACATTATCATGAAGTGACCACACTTACAAAAGAAGAGATACTGAAAGGAAATGTGGTAGGCACCCGTTGGTTATTTGAAACAAAGCCTCTTGATACCATTCGAGATACTGATGAAGTCTACCTAATCAAAGCTGTTACTGAAGAGGGTGTTCTAAAAGGTGATGTCAGTTCTGCTAGATGGAAATTTGAAACCCAACCTCTTGACAAGATTACTGACCACAGCCGAATGTCTTTTAAAACTGTGGAAGAAATTAAAGGGGGAAATGTCAAGGCGAACAAAGAGCGCTTTGAATCTGACTTGACATCACAGAAGTTAGTCCGCACTGTTAGCATGAGTCAGATTCATAAAGGCGACGTTAGGGCAGCTAAGTGGATGTTTGAGACTCACACTATTGATCAGATTCATGGGGAGAACACCGAAAACCAGATGGAGACGGTTGTTGTGGAAGAACAGGTCAAAGGAGATGTGAAACAATCTGTGTGGTTGTTTGAGAAAAATCCACTCAATAGCATCAATGAAAAGGAGGAGACTAAGCAGCTCATCTGTGAAGAAATACCCAAGGGAGATGTGAAAACAATAACTTGGCTTTTTGAAACTACTCCGTTTCTCGACTTCAATGCGAACAGTGCGGTGCAAACTGAAATCATTGGGAAAAGTATAAAAGAAACTCTTAATGAGCTATACAGTCAGAAAATGGTGGAATCCAAAGGGATTATAATAGAGACTGATGAGATTGGGGATGTGCGAATGGCTAAGTATAATCTAATGAATAAAGAGCCCCCTGAAATTCAGAAGGAAGAAATCATCAAAGGAGACTTGCAGAACATCATGATGAATCTCCTCTACAGACAAGAGACAAAAGAACAAGGAATTGTTATCAGTGCAGATGAAAGAGGAAATATCAGTAGCACTGTGGAACAGCTGTTCAACCAGGACACCAGCTGTAATGTGGAAAAAGAGGAAATTATTCGGGGTGACATTCAAGAAGCCATAAACAACCTTCTGAAGGAGGAGAGCAAAGGCAAGCATGGCATTCTTATTCAGGAGGATGAAAAAGGAGATGTTTGCATGACTATATATTCtctttttaataaacaagaCGACACCACGATTGAAAAAGAGGATGTGATAAAAGGCAATGTAAAAGGCTGTCTAGAAAAACTTTATAATCCAGACACAGAACAGATTGTTAAAATGAAAGTAGATGACACAGAAAAAGGAAATGTGCACTTTTTTTCAACCTGCATTGAGTCCGGGGCTTTGGACTACCTTAAACAGCTCCAAACAGAGCAGGATGAGATTGAGATAAGTTATCAAGACAAGGAAGAAATTGTTGGTGGTGATATTCGAGGGACGAAACATAGCCTTATGCATAACCAGGCTAAAATCTGTCGCCTTGTGGATAGCGAGGATATTTTGCCTGGTGATGTTCATAATGCAGTCAATTTTTTCATGACAGAGCCTTCACTTGAACATCTCCAGAAAGAAGAAATAGTAGGAGGTGATTTAAGGGCCACTCTGAACTCACTGGCACAGTCGATAAATCAGTCAGTTGTTCTAGAGAAAGAGGAGATTGTAAAAGGTGACATATGCAATGCCCTCAAGTCTCTTAAGGATGCCCAAATGCAACCTAAAGAGGTAGAAAAACCTGAAATAATCCCTGGCAACATTAAAGGAGCATTAAAATCACTGAAAGACTTAGCTACAGCTAAAGTTGAAGTTGTTATTGAAGATTTAGTTCCAGGTGATATCAAAGGCACATTAAAATCTCTGGAGGAAGCCAAACAAGTAGTAAGGGAGGTGGAGAAAGATGAAATTATTAAGGGTGACATTAATTCAGTATTGCAGAGTCTACAAGAGGCTTCTAATGAGCGAAAGGTTCACCAGCAAGAGATTGAAGTTCAAGGAAATGTGAAAGGGACCATACAGCTCTTATTAGAGCCTCCTCCGTCTCCAAAAATGCAACGAAGGGCCAGCACAGAAGGTGATGTAAAACTGTCGATAAAATCACTATATGAGGCGAAGGAGGAGGGACAGTCAGAGAAAGAGGAGGTGATAAAAGTGGATGTTAAGAATACAATAAAATGCCTGCTAGAAACAGCACAAAGGGCAAGCCCAAAGATTCCCAAAAAAGAGCCAATAAGAAAAGTGAAAACTCCAAAAGCAAAAGTCCAGTCTCTTTCTCAAAAACAGACCCAGTCACCTACCAGTACagtaaaaagtttaaacaaaaatagtcaAACAGTGAATGTACAAGAACTTGTAACCACAAAATCAGTGCAAAGTGAATCTATAGCTCAAGAAAAGCAAAATACACTCATCAATCAAAACACAACCAATGCACAGGCATCACAAACCACTGTGCTAGAACACAAAACAATATTACAGACTCATGAGGTTAAAACTTTAAAGACTGAATTCCGCAACCTCAAAACAAACCGTAAAGGTATAATAAGGTTAGAGAAAACCTTAAAAGGCAGAGAGCAAGAGGTCCTTGCACCATCTCTTCCATCTTCACTGCCTGAGTTTGACTTCCCTGCTCCTCCAACTCCTCCTCCAGATTATAGCCTTTCCTTTCCTACCCCTCCTCCTGTTATCCAGGGTGATAATGACCTTCCTCCACCACCCAGTCCTCCTCCTTGTGATCCTGACCATTTACCTCCCCCTCCTACTCCACCACCTCCCCCTGCGGTTGAACAAGAGTTCCTTCCCCCTCCTCCAACTCAGATGGAGCTAGACCTTATTCCAAATTTAACACCAACCAAACCCAGCAAACTGACAGTAAAACCAGTCAAAGCTCCAGTTTTATGTAAACTGCCGAAATTGAAACCAGCCATACATCTTGACAAAATGGATATACATTCCAAATCAGCTTCGCAAGTGCCTACAAACACCGAAACAGTTACAAAATCCAGCACAGCAGAGACAGAATGTATGGTTTCATCAGTTTTATCCACTCTGGTCTCATCTGAGATCCAATCGTCTATTTCAGTTGAGGCACCTGCGTCCCGGCATCCTCTTTTGGGTGTCACTCCACCAGATTCACCACAGCCACAAAACAAATCTCTCGTAAATAACTTCAAAACTCCATTAATTAAAGCCGAGAAAAAATACAGACAGCAGCAATCATCCAGCTCACCATCCTTTGAAACTGACATGCGTGAGCCTGTCAGTACAGCCCTTGAAATGCTTCCCCCAGGAGGCAAGAGCACTGCACATTCTGAACAAGGCGTACCACTTGATTTCCCTCAAGGgaaaactgaaaataaagtGACCAAAATGACATTAGACTCAGAGGTATATGATTCATCCAAGAATGCTGTATACTCAGAAGCTTCACCAAGCAAGCCTTTAATCTCTATGGCAAATACGAAATCTCCTTCTGAATCCGCCATTATTTCTTCAGCTAAGCAGTCCGTTATCTCTAATCAGACATCTCAAAGCACTTCAACTCAGCAGCAGACTACATCTACCACatctaaaaagaagaaaaaatctcGGTTAGCTAGTATTCACCAAGTGACCTCTACTTCTGTTAAACAGCAAGAGACGGTTATTAGCAATACTGCACAGTTACCTGTAAATGCACAAGCACATGGTGAAGAAAAAGGTCACCCATCTGTCTCTGCAGATGATTCTGTGAGTAGTGCAACTAAGATAGAGAATGTAAAGAAAGATAATGGAAATAGTAGTTTGGCTGAAAAAGCTTCAGTTGAGGAAAGTAAGAAAATTAACATCTCTATAAAATCAGGCCATAGAAAGACTTCACCTAATCAGAGCAAACCTACAAAGGTAAATATAGACACTGCAATTAAAGAAGCTGAACAAAAGgttcaaaaagtgaaaaaaggcCGCAAGAAAGATGAGGGCAGTGAAAAAAAGCCAGCAGTTCAAACTCAAGTGGTAACGGTGGCACTGGAAAATGTCCAGGTGAAAGAGAACAGAGAACGGAAAGATACAGAGACCGAGATTGAAGCAGAAAAACAGGCCACACAAAAACAGGTTGAGGATGGACTTGCCtgtccaaagaaaaaaaagagagctaAATCCAAGAAAGATAAGGACACAGCTCAGCAAGCCCAGGGGCCAACACAAAGTATTACCACTGTTCCTTTGCCTGCCACAACCTCGGAGGTAAGACCACCAGTTTTGTCATCTAATCAGAAACAAGAGGAATTTGCAGTGGTGCAGACCCACAAAACCATTCAAGAGGAACAGACTGCGGTCCACAAAGAGATCACCATCACAGAGAGTAAAGTTCAGCAAAGTTTAAGGCAACAGGGCACTATGGTAAAGTCTCAAAAACAGGCCAAGATGtctgtgaaaaagaaagaacaagttGACAGCCAACAAAAATCTAAAGATGAAAGCATAAATGTGACAGGGGAGCTGACACAAAGGAAGCCTTCTAAGACTTTTACAGAGAGCACAGAAGCATTACAAAGATGTGCAGATGCTCAAAAGTTGCTGTATTATATCTCAGAGTTACAGGAAGTTACAGAAAAAATGGACTCAGAGCGTGCAAAGACATTACTCATTGAAATCCCCAATTGGATTCTTGGAACAGAGAAAAAGAATATCTTGTTGAAAGCTGTAGATGAACATAATTTGGAGAAACTCAAAGAAATAGTAGCTCATGTACAAAATCTTGTTCAAATAAAACTGTTGGATGTTGAAGAAAATGTTGCAGCTACTGAAAAACATGAATGTGAAGTTACATCTGAAAAACAGGTTTCAAGCAAGTCTACTCAAAGGATTTCAAAAATCACCATAGACTCTAAAAAAGTTGAAACTCAAAAGAAagtagaggagaaaaaaaacacacgtgAAAGTCGCAAGCAGCAAGGCAGGAGCAAAAATGCTCCAGACCCCAGATCGCCATCACCTTCATTAAAAATGCGCTCACCTTCACCGACATTTATCACCATTGAATCGACAAGAAGAACTGATTCGCCACAAAAAATAGTGCCATCTCCTCCACCAATGCCTCCCACTCCTCCACCACGCAGATCTGAAACACCTACGGCCCGTTTAAGCAGGGGTTCTCCATCACCCACTCTAGGGAGAGCTAGCAGTTTAACAAGGCTGAGGGAAGCAACAGCTAAACTTTCACGTGGACCCTCACCTGAACCTGTACACTGTACTGTGTCAGTCACTGGAAAGAAATCTGAGATTGTGGAAATTCCATCCACATTTAATCGCCAAATTAAAATTGATTCTAAGCCTGGTGAGGATGGAAAGGTTATGAAAGAGTTTAAGGACTCCAAATCCTCAGAGAAAGTGGCGATACTTTCTCGTGGTCCCTCACCTGATCCTGTGCATCATTCTTTGTCTGTTACTGGGAAGAGGTCTGAGATTGTAGAAATTCCATCCACATTTCACTGTCAAATCAAAATTGATTCTAAGCCTGCTGAGGATGGAAGCATTCTAAAAGACCATAAGGACTCAGATGAAACAGTCTCAGAAAAGATGATGTCAGTTCAGCAGAAGACTCAGGATGGCCAGGAAAGCACAAGTTATATTTCCGAGCACTTATGGATGGATACAGAAAAAGGCGAAACTAAGTTACCAGAGAATGAAAAAGTGATTGACGTTTCTGGACCAGTAAGCAAACCTGACAGCCCAGATGCAAAGACTTATACCAGTAAAGAACCAACTGATGTCCAAGAACAGTCTGTTGTTGAAAGTGGCACCTTATATAGACCAGAAAACAACTTCAGTGTCGTAAAAGACATTTTTGAAATGGCTGAGCAAAGTTCCTCTCTGaaagaacagaaaaacaaacaggagGAGCAGGTGCCAAGAGTGGGCGAAATCACTCCTCAGGATTCAAAGCATAAACTTCAACAGACATTAGGGCAGATCTCCCAACAGACATTACCTCTGCCTCTGCTAAAAGATGTGATGCTGGAAAAGTCAGTCGACCCATATGGCTTTTCAGAGACGAAAAATATCACAGAGCATTACTCCACTGTTGATGAAGCTGGCACAAAGATAACCGGGATGAGAAGCAACACTACCATAACATCTAAACATTCTGAGAGTGTTGTTTCTCAGCACGTTCCATTCTCTTATGCCGATGCTGTGAAGAAAAAGGACCCAGAGGTGACAGCATCCCCTGAGGCCTCTGCTGAagaattattgaaaaaattcCATGAGATGTGgactgagagtgagagtgtgttcaAAAGCTTAGGCTACAATGTTGCAG atTCGAGTTCCGAAGTCGGAGCTGTGCACAGTGTGTCGGAAGAGAGTGTATCCCATGGAGGGTCTGATAGCCGACAAAAAGAAGTTCCATAA